A window of Mucilaginibacter sp. PAMC 26640 contains these coding sequences:
- a CDS encoding disulfide bond formation protein DsbA gives MKVEIWSDVMCPFCYIGKRRFEDALQQFDHKEQVEIEWKSFQLNPDMQTDPSVNISQYLADVKGWTLEYAQNMNAHVTEMAAEVGLTYDFDRAVVANSFKAHRFTHFAKQHGLGDAAEEALFKAYFTLGKNTDDIDTLAGLGEEIGLDRDEVIGVLGSNAFADDVKHDIAEAGELGIRGVPFFVMNGKYAVSGAQAVPVFTQTLDKAFEEWTQEQKTTGFETIEGPTCGPDGDC, from the coding sequence ATGAAAGTTGAGATCTGGAGCGATGTGATGTGTCCTTTTTGTTATATCGGCAAACGCCGTTTTGAGGATGCGTTACAGCAGTTTGATCATAAAGAACAGGTAGAAATTGAATGGAAAAGCTTTCAGCTGAACCCGGATATGCAAACGGACCCGTCGGTAAACATTAGTCAGTATTTGGCCGATGTAAAAGGCTGGACGCTGGAATATGCCCAAAACATGAATGCCCATGTTACCGAAATGGCTGCAGAAGTTGGCCTGACCTATGATTTTGACAGGGCTGTAGTAGCTAACAGCTTTAAGGCGCACCGATTTACACACTTTGCCAAACAACACGGCCTGGGTGATGCGGCAGAGGAGGCCCTTTTTAAAGCTTATTTTACTTTGGGAAAAAATACCGATGATATTGACACGCTGGCAGGCTTGGGAGAAGAGATAGGCCTTGATCGCGATGAGGTGATAGGCGTGCTGGGGAGCAATGCTTTCGCCGATGACGTGAAACATGACATTGCTGAAGCCGGTGAGTTAGGTATCCGCGGCGTGCCTTTTTTTGTAATGAACGGTAAATACGCAGTATCTGGCGCCCAGGCGGTGCCGGTGTTTACACAAACACTTGACAAAGCTTTTGAAGAGTGGACACAGGAGCAGAAAACAACTGGATTTGAAACCATTGAGGGCCCAACCTGTGGCCCGGATGGCGACTGCTAA
- a CDS encoding MFS transporter produces METAAPLYNHSRTTLRIAVAAMFFMAGLSFSSWASRIATVQQTLDLSDAALGGVLFALPVGLMCSLPFSGWIITRIGSRNLLISALIVYACCLVTLGLAQNTFQLIICLLFFGFSSNAVNISVNTQAVAAEELYGRPILASFHGLWSLAGFTGAGIGTFMISRGIIPLYHFTLILAIIVVVTIITTGYLKNDKVANSGPVFVMPDNSLIKLGAIAFCSMICEGAMFDWSVIYFKKVVMADVAWVGTGFTAFMFTMAGGRFIADWFANKFGLKRTMQLSGMLTAIGLLIAVIFPHLYTALIGFLFVGAGVSSVVPMVYSAAGKSKTMSPGVALAAVSTIGFMGFLIGPPMIGFIAGLASLRASFTLIAMMGVCVTIVSTKAKI; encoded by the coding sequence TTGGAAACCGCAGCGCCCCTATATAATCATTCCCGAACCACATTACGTATTGCCGTAGCCGCTATGTTTTTCATGGCCGGGCTCAGCTTTTCCAGCTGGGCATCGCGTATAGCAACCGTTCAGCAAACACTCGACCTGTCGGATGCTGCTTTGGGCGGTGTGTTGTTTGCCCTGCCGGTTGGTTTAATGTGTTCCCTGCCTTTTTCCGGCTGGATCATCACCCGGATCGGCAGCCGGAATTTGCTCATTTCGGCATTAATTGTATATGCCTGCTGCCTGGTTACTTTAGGGCTGGCCCAAAACACCTTTCAACTTATTATTTGCCTGCTCTTTTTTGGCTTTAGCAGCAATGCGGTAAATATCTCGGTAAACACCCAGGCGGTTGCCGCCGAAGAATTATACGGTCGGCCCATTCTTGCGTCGTTCCACGGCTTATGGAGCCTGGCGGGCTTCACCGGGGCGGGGATCGGTACCTTTATGATCAGCAGAGGTATCATCCCGCTGTATCATTTTACGTTAATACTAGCAATCATCGTAGTAGTTACAATCATCACCACGGGGTATTTAAAAAACGACAAGGTAGCCAACTCGGGGCCGGTTTTTGTAATGCCGGATAACTCGCTCATCAAATTGGGAGCTATTGCTTTTTGTTCGATGATCTGCGAAGGTGCCATGTTCGACTGGAGCGTGATCTACTTTAAAAAAGTAGTGATGGCCGATGTGGCATGGGTAGGTACCGGCTTCACGGCTTTTATGTTTACCATGGCCGGCGGCCGCTTTATAGCCGACTGGTTTGCAAACAAATTCGGGCTAAAGCGCACCATGCAGCTTAGCGGGATGCTGACTGCTATCGGCCTGCTAATCGCGGTGATCTTCCCGCACCTCTACACGGCGCTGATTGGCTTCCTGTTTGTTGGAGCAGGGGTATCATCGGTTGTGCCGATGGTGTATAGTGCCGCAGGTAAATCTAAAACCATGTCGCCGGGTGTGGCGCTGGCTGCGGTATCTACCATCGGTTTTATGGGCTTTCTAATTGGCCCGCCAATGATTGGCTTCATTGCCGGTTTAGCCAGCTTGAGGGCATCATTTACGCTGATCGCCATGATGGGGGTTTGCGTAACCATTGTATCAACCAAGGCAAAGATCTAA
- a CDS encoding AraC family transcriptional regulator, which yields MAVTQPIRCKTISEFHKFRGLPKPEHPLISVISLDDVEEMPPGEISVVKDFYSIALKRNFNVKMKYGQQPYDFDEGTMFFMAPGQVLKLEVEKVSKLKQSGWMLLFHPDFLWNTPLAKNIKQYAYFDYAVNEALFLSDKEETIITGIMHNIRQEYQANIDQFSQDIIIAQLELVLNYCDRFYHRQFITRKITSHSILNRLEEILAEYINSDQLAGQGLPTVQYIADALNVSPGYLSSLLKTLTGQSTQQHIHEALIEKAKERLSTTGLSVSEIAYGLGFEHPQSFSKLFKTKTSQSPLEFRASFN from the coding sequence ATGGCCGTTACGCAACCCATCAGGTGTAAAACAATCAGCGAGTTCCACAAATTCAGGGGCCTGCCCAAGCCCGAGCATCCGCTGATCAGCGTGATCAGCTTAGATGATGTGGAGGAAATGCCACCGGGTGAGATCAGCGTGGTGAAGGATTTTTATTCTATTGCGCTGAAGCGGAACTTTAACGTAAAGATGAAGTACGGCCAGCAGCCCTATGACTTTGACGAGGGGACCATGTTTTTTATGGCACCGGGGCAGGTGCTTAAGCTGGAAGTGGAAAAGGTAAGTAAATTAAAACAGTCGGGATGGATGCTGCTTTTCCATCCCGACTTTTTATGGAACACGCCGCTGGCCAAAAACATAAAGCAGTACGCCTATTTTGATTATGCGGTGAACGAGGCGCTTTTCCTGTCGGACAAGGAGGAAACGATCATTACGGGTATTATGCACAACATCCGGCAGGAATACCAGGCCAACATCGATCAGTTTAGCCAGGATATTATTATTGCCCAGCTGGAACTGGTACTCAACTACTGCGACCGGTTTTATCACCGGCAATTCATCACCCGTAAAATAACCAGCCACAGCATCCTCAACCGGCTGGAAGAGATCCTGGCCGAATATATCAACAGCGATCAGTTAGCGGGGCAGGGCCTGCCCACGGTGCAATACATAGCCGATGCGCTAAACGTTTCACCGGGCTACCTCAGTAGTTTGCTTAAAACGCTTACCGGGCAAAGCACCCAGCAGCACATCCACGAGGCGCTGATAGAAAAAGCAAAGGAACGGCTGAGCACCACCGGGCTTTCGGTAAGTGAAATAGCGTACGGACTAGGATTTGAGCATCCGCAATCCTTCAGCAAGCTGTTCAAAACAAAAACCAGCCAGTCGCCGCTGGAGTTCAGGGCCTCATTTAATTAA
- a CDS encoding NAD-dependent dehydratase — protein sequence MKIILSGSLGHISRPLTQELVEQGHEVTVISSKAGKQAEIEALGAKAAIGSLEDRDFLTQTFTGADAVYTMVPPANYFDQELDLTAYYHRLGNNYAAAIGASGVKQVVNLSTIGAHLEKGSGILIGAHDVEGILNALPAEVAIVHMRPTSFFYNLFAHTYSIKNQGRIAANYGVGDVIPWVSPVDIATAIAEEIGQPFTGRKIRYVCSEELSGPQTAAILSTALGKPLEWVLISDEENLAGLVKVGMNPRIAAGLTEMFAGLHTGLLSEDYFAHRPVLGKTKMAVYAGEFAAAINNN from the coding sequence ATGAAGATTATATTGTCAGGATCGTTGGGGCACATCAGCAGGCCGCTAACGCAGGAATTGGTTGAGCAAGGGCACGAGGTTACGGTGATCAGCAGCAAAGCCGGTAAACAGGCGGAGATTGAGGCATTGGGTGCCAAAGCAGCCATTGGCTCATTGGAGGACCGCGACTTTTTAACCCAAACCTTTACCGGTGCGGATGCGGTGTATACCATGGTGCCGCCCGCCAACTACTTTGACCAGGAACTGGACCTCACCGCCTATTACCATCGCCTGGGGAACAACTATGCTGCGGCTATCGGGGCATCGGGTGTAAAGCAGGTGGTGAACCTAAGCACCATTGGCGCTCATCTGGAAAAAGGGTCGGGCATATTGATTGGCGCGCATGATGTGGAGGGCATTTTAAATGCGCTGCCTGCGGAAGTGGCTATTGTACACATGCGGCCAACGTCCTTCTTTTATAACCTGTTTGCGCATACCTACAGCATTAAAAACCAGGGGCGCATTGCGGCCAATTACGGGGTGGGGGATGTTATTCCCTGGGTATCGCCTGTGGATATCGCTACGGCCATTGCGGAGGAGATTGGGCAGCCTTTTACCGGCAGAAAGATCCGTTATGTTTGCAGCGAGGAGCTGAGCGGCCCGCAAACGGCGGCTATTTTGAGCACTGCCCTGGGAAAGCCGCTGGAGTGGGTGCTGATCAGCGATGAGGAAAACCTGGCTGGCCTGGTAAAGGTGGGTATGAACCCGCGGATAGCGGCCGGCCTTACAGAGATGTTTGCCGGGCTGCACACGGGCCTGTTATCTGAAGATTACTTTGCACACCGGCCGGTATTGGGCAAAACTAAAATGGCGGTTTATGCCGGGGAATTTGCTGCCGCGATAAATAATAACTAA
- a CDS encoding cytochrome C has product MPAGKYGDMTRYGRELIAHTAQYLGPKGSVAQISNGMNCQNCHLDAGTRLFGNNYAEFVAGYPKRSNRSGRATTPALRIAECFERSLAGKVPDTSGREVQAILAYMKWVGTGVAKGRALYGRSVARLPFMDVAASAAKGKVVYVAKCQSCHGQNGEGLLAADQRSYTYPPLWGKGSYTDGAGMYRLGNFAGFVKNNMPYGATYKNPQLTDAESWNVAAFVNSQPRPHRNQQADWQNLDTKPIDFPFGPYADPYSEQQHKYGPFKPIVAAHKNSSILKI; this is encoded by the coding sequence ATCCCGGCAGGTAAATATGGCGACATGACCCGCTATGGCAGGGAGCTGATTGCCCATACCGCCCAATACCTGGGGCCAAAGGGCAGCGTGGCGCAGATCAGCAACGGCATGAATTGCCAAAATTGCCACCTGGATGCCGGGACCAGGCTGTTCGGCAATAATTATGCGGAGTTTGTGGCCGGTTATCCAAAGCGAAGCAACCGGTCGGGCAGGGCAACCACGCCGGCACTGCGCATAGCCGAGTGCTTTGAAAGGAGTTTGGCGGGGAAGGTGCCCGATACCTCCGGCAGGGAGGTGCAGGCCATTTTGGCCTATATGAAATGGGTTGGTACAGGGGTAGCTAAGGGGCGGGCTTTATATGGCCGGTCGGTAGCGCGGCTGCCTTTTATGGATGTGGCCGCTAGTGCCGCTAAAGGGAAAGTGGTGTATGTGGCCAAATGCCAAAGCTGCCATGGCCAAAACGGGGAGGGACTGTTAGCCGCCGATCAGCGCAGCTATACCTATCCGCCTTTATGGGGCAAGGGCAGCTATACCGATGGTGCGGGGATGTACCGCTTGGGTAATTTTGCCGGCTTTGTAAAAAACAATATGCCTTACGGTGCTACTTACAAAAACCCGCAGCTAACGGATGCCGAAAGCTGGAACGTGGCGGCATTTGTGAATTCGCAGCCCCGGCCGCACCGCAACCAGCAGGCCGATTGGCAAAACCTGGATACCAAACCTATCGACTTTCCGTTTGGTCCGTATGCTGATCCCTACAGTGAGCAGCAGCACAAGTACGGGCCCTTTAAGCCGATAGTGGCCGCACATAAAAATTCATCTATCCTAAAAATTTAA
- a CDS encoding 2'-hydroxyisoflavone reductase: protein MENTSILVLGAGELGMPVIRSLVKRSKHLPHTKITVLLRQSTISSTEIEKKRNIDELKELKVTLLAGDLTAPSAELVRIFKEFDAVVSCTGYGSGAGGFQLKLTRAVLEAGVKRYFPWQFGVDFEIIGRGSAQDLFDEQLDVRELLRSQKATRWVIVSTGLFTSYLFEPFFGVVNLDTKTITALGSWDTAVTVTTPEDIGKLTAEIFFDEPQIADRIVYIGGDTITYGQLADLAETLAGEKFKREVITISELNDGLKNDPENFVKKYQHIFGNGAGVSWRLDQTFNVQKGIATMSAKQWAEQNIKWQ from the coding sequence ATGGAAAATACATCAATTTTAGTGTTAGGCGCAGGCGAATTGGGCATGCCGGTGATCCGCAGCTTAGTTAAAAGGTCAAAACACTTACCCCATACAAAAATCACCGTACTGCTTCGCCAGTCTACCATCAGTTCGACAGAGATTGAAAAAAAGCGCAATATTGACGAGCTTAAGGAATTAAAGGTAACATTGCTGGCAGGAGATCTGACGGCTCCGTCTGCTGAACTTGTTCGGATTTTTAAAGAATTCGATGCAGTTGTTTCTTGTACCGGTTATGGCAGTGGTGCCGGCGGATTTCAGCTCAAACTAACAAGAGCCGTACTTGAGGCTGGGGTGAAACGATATTTCCCATGGCAATTCGGGGTTGATTTTGAGATAATTGGCCGGGGTAGTGCCCAGGATCTTTTTGATGAGCAACTGGATGTACGGGAACTTCTTCGATCGCAAAAAGCTACCCGGTGGGTTATTGTTTCTACCGGTTTATTTACGAGTTACTTATTTGAACCTTTTTTCGGTGTTGTTAATTTAGACACCAAGACGATTACCGCTTTAGGCAGCTGGGATACAGCTGTTACGGTAACAACGCCTGAAGATATAGGAAAACTTACCGCAGAGATATTTTTCGATGAACCGCAGATAGCAGACCGTATTGTTTATATCGGTGGTGACACGATAACCTATGGACAATTAGCTGATCTGGCAGAAACATTGGCCGGCGAAAAATTTAAACGCGAGGTGATAACCATCAGCGAATTGAACGATGGCTTAAAAAATGATCCGGAAAATTTTGTAAAAAAGTACCAGCATATTTTCGGAAATGGTGCGGGTGTATCCTGGCGTTTGGATCAAACATTCAATGTCCAAAAAGGAATAGCGACCATGTCTGCCAAACAATGGGCAGAGCAAAATATTAAATGGCAGTAG
- a CDS encoding HxlR family transcriptional regulator — protein sequence MIDEELNKAWDDICKVLNKDQDELKRDILNHVGNKWSLFIIHALGVDGRMRFSTLQQHIKGISQKMLTKCLRELERDGLISRSIYPEVPPRVEYELTPLGKGLLVQVTPLWFWIASNVDAFKEARSHYMK from the coding sequence ATGATCGATGAGGAACTTAACAAGGCCTGGGATGACATTTGCAAGGTTTTAAACAAAGATCAGGACGAGCTTAAAAGAGATATTTTGAATCATGTTGGTAATAAGTGGTCCCTATTTATCATACATGCTTTAGGAGTGGATGGACGAATGCGTTTTTCCACCTTACAACAGCATATCAAAGGCATAAGTCAAAAAATGCTGACCAAATGTCTCCGCGAACTGGAACGGGACGGATTGATCAGCCGGAGTATCTATCCAGAAGTACCTCCAAGAGTAGAATATGAATTAACACCTTTGGGTAAAGGTTTGCTGGTACAGGTAACCCCGCTTTGGTTTTGGATCGCCAGTAACGTCGATGCTTTCAAAGAAGCACGAAGCCACTATATGAAATAG